Proteins found in one Bremerella volcania genomic segment:
- a CDS encoding endonuclease, which yields MNAPRQGFAKHFYEQIDRTAKRYAERKPEQEKVLSEIRVGKNVDVNLPDSIRKRVGQLRIPLELDLPADAAPSWAPMSTIPSGPAEISELNLGPVPDNIRSIAEERVLGTNNLMPIAYLIRGSQVSRSVGRVVIRNRFGQRVGFGTGFLVSPNLLLTNNHVLPDETFAEKSVVEFDFAANFAGMLLPSIEFSLAPTRFFFTSELFDFTLVAVQQNDSSQRDPREFGWIKLHESDPDRMVVKGEFVSIIQHPNGESKQIALRDNQVIDIFDNFLHYETDTAPGSSGAPVYNDQWELVALHHSGVPERDEDGDILAVNGQKWTESMGDHRIKWVSNEGILVDRIVREIKNASFSGEKAKLRDELLNLSPDTHPTESEPSRVSPPPVDVSRVVSSVTPAISQVTSGLATTMTIPLSVTISLGGLAASLTSTPPSSAAASSTTTSVTDDRSSQDPDLQAALAELEEADTRPYFDEAADSADVESYYSGINPDDLSGPELFEKLFQLLEKTHASKLSYKPSVHLYPWIDLHEDGQLRSIYSGKKFSAEEFIREDFRIMQLRSIRLREMLAREGSFDAESMHEAAEALEASLPFNCEHSVPQSWFLKRQPMRGDLHHLFACEVGCNSFRGNTPYFDFSDFEETVRDSCGKSVEDRFEPASGKGAVARAMLYFLVRYPDKLASGLAKKQRDRIETLRDWHRKFPVDRYEQHRNQAIFQKQGNRNPFIDHPDWADKVSFDEVSA from the coding sequence ATGAACGCACCTCGGCAAGGTTTCGCGAAACACTTTTACGAACAAATCGACCGGACCGCCAAGCGTTACGCAGAGCGCAAACCAGAACAGGAAAAGGTCCTGTCCGAGATTCGAGTGGGGAAGAACGTCGACGTTAACCTGCCTGATTCCATTCGCAAACGCGTCGGTCAGCTACGAATTCCTCTTGAACTCGATCTGCCGGCAGATGCTGCCCCCTCCTGGGCTCCTATGTCCACGATTCCCAGCGGTCCCGCCGAAATTTCCGAACTTAACCTGGGCCCCGTGCCGGATAATATCCGCTCGATCGCGGAAGAACGTGTCCTGGGAACCAACAACCTGATGCCGATCGCTTACCTAATCCGCGGCAGCCAGGTCTCGCGTTCGGTGGGACGCGTCGTGATTCGCAACCGCTTTGGTCAGCGCGTTGGATTTGGGACTGGCTTCCTTGTTTCGCCTAATCTGCTGTTGACCAACAATCACGTTTTGCCGGATGAAACATTTGCCGAAAAGAGTGTGGTCGAATTTGATTTCGCGGCGAACTTTGCCGGAATGCTGCTTCCCTCGATCGAGTTCTCCCTCGCACCAACGCGTTTCTTTTTCACCAGCGAGCTGTTCGACTTTACCTTGGTTGCCGTCCAACAAAACGACTCCTCGCAGCGCGACCCCCGAGAGTTTGGTTGGATCAAGTTGCACGAAAGTGATCCTGACCGCATGGTGGTCAAAGGGGAGTTCGTGTCGATCATTCAACACCCCAATGGCGAATCGAAGCAGATTGCCCTGCGAGACAATCAGGTCATCGACATCTTCGACAATTTCCTCCATTACGAAACCGACACCGCCCCAGGCTCTTCCGGGGCCCCGGTCTACAATGATCAGTGGGAATTGGTGGCGCTGCATCACTCCGGCGTTCCCGAGCGCGATGAGGATGGAGATATCCTGGCGGTCAATGGCCAGAAGTGGACCGAGTCGATGGGGGATCACCGCATCAAGTGGGTTTCCAACGAGGGGATTCTGGTCGACCGCATCGTCCGTGAAATCAAGAACGCCTCGTTCAGCGGCGAGAAAGCGAAGCTCCGGGACGAACTTCTCAATCTGTCGCCGGACACACATCCCACGGAATCCGAACCAAGTCGCGTTTCCCCACCACCGGTCGACGTTTCGCGGGTGGTGTCATCGGTTACCCCTGCGATCTCGCAGGTAACCAGCGGTCTGGCGACGACGATGACCATTCCGTTGAGTGTCACGATTTCGCTCGGTGGCCTGGCAGCGTCCCTTACGTCGACGCCGCCTTCGTCCGCGGCAGCGTCATCGACAACAACATCGGTTACGGATGACCGCTCTTCGCAAGATCCCGATCTTCAAGCTGCCTTGGCGGAACTGGAGGAAGCCGATACGCGTCCTTACTTCGACGAAGCGGCGGATAGTGCGGATGTCGAAAGCTACTATTCGGGCATCAATCCGGACGATCTTTCCGGACCGGAACTCTTTGAAAAGCTTTTTCAGCTGCTTGAGAAAACACACGCCAGCAAGCTCAGCTACAAGCCCAGCGTCCATCTATACCCGTGGATCGATCTGCACGAGGATGGCCAGCTTCGCAGCATTTACTCAGGCAAGAAGTTTAGTGCCGAAGAATTCATCCGCGAAGACTTTCGCATCATGCAGCTTCGCTCGATTCGCCTCCGCGAGATGCTTGCCCGCGAAGGGTCTTTCGATGCCGAGTCGATGCACGAAGCAGCAGAAGCGCTCGAGGCTTCGCTTCCCTTCAATTGTGAGCATTCGGTGCCCCAGTCATGGTTCTTAAAACGGCAGCCGATGCGCGGGGATCTGCACCATCTGTTTGCCTGTGAGGTGGGTTGCAATAGCTTTCGTGGCAACACGCCCTATTTCGACTTCTCCGATTTCGAGGAAACGGTTCGCGATTCCTGCGGAAAGAGCGTCGAAGATCGTTTTGAGCCGGCCAGCGGCAAGGGAGCGGTCGCCCGGGCGATGCTCTACTTCCTGGTGCGGTACCCAGATAAACTAGCCAGCGGCTTGGCCAAGAAGCAGCGCGACCGAATCGAAACGCTCCGCGACTGGCACCGAAAGTTCCCTGTCGATCGCTACGAACAACACCGCAATCAGGCCATCTTCCAGAAGCAGGGAAACCGAAACCCATTCATCGATCACCCCGACTGGGCGGACAAGGTTAGTTTCGATGAGGTCTCTGCCTGA
- a CDS encoding lipase family protein, with the protein MLNLEERSRRLQAYLPQIAPEGLDLPEQSSLEAMGPSDRVQESTARGLENLESGRVLEVAQADALEAIVHKTKRPAINIMRDTYQEVPKDWKGVLDDQDVKNRLSKLIPSVGRIELPGDLLVPYGGTGFVVGKDLIMTNRHVAEIFTMGLGVRNLKFKPHRSSAINFRKELFQEEDLPDLAVQEVVMIHPYWDMALLRVVGLQEHHAPLPLAVVSPEDIVGHNIAVIGYPAQDDRNDLDLQNKIYGGVFNIKRLQPGKAREVQPIGSFNHTVRAMTHDASTLGGCSGSMVVDIDSGEVVGLHFAGIYLEANYAVPTFELARDARVVDAGLSFRGAVAPTSDWDAAWKNADFPGESLPTLAAVSKRSGAQAITSSPTAMASNPATTVNVTAGGITFTVPLQITVSLGSIAAGAPPVPPPPSVTTEGLFGGGGDNEQEIIDRAYARFKNTSYAGSQFSWELALATCATSHLVYSEGPRVSDVCQNQWDFDSCEFIQVNDTECFVAVTEEAMAVAFRGTAGVRDWLRDLTLFSTSVAYGTVHQGFFHGFQQVRAALETAMRSFGLGDRKLVISGHSLGGALATIAAAEWIHAGEFEVAGIYTFGQPAVGKKDFREFINGKTAGKFFRFVNEDDIVPRVPPNYVHVGKLMQLDRRGNTESLEALAPEPETMSETEFHILQERLDDESRVASGVVATEGLIPSISDHGLHNYLNKILSRIS; encoded by the coding sequence ATGTTGAATCTCGAAGAGCGAAGTCGACGACTTCAAGCTTATCTCCCGCAAATTGCCCCTGAGGGATTGGATCTTCCGGAACAAAGCTCTTTAGAGGCGATGGGGCCTTCCGATCGTGTTCAGGAGTCGACGGCCAGGGGGCTCGAGAATCTCGAATCGGGGCGCGTTCTGGAAGTAGCGCAGGCTGATGCGCTGGAAGCGATCGTCCACAAAACGAAACGACCAGCGATCAACATCATGCGTGATACCTATCAGGAAGTTCCCAAGGACTGGAAAGGAGTACTGGATGACCAGGACGTGAAGAATCGCCTCTCGAAGCTGATTCCTTCGGTTGGGCGAATCGAACTGCCAGGCGACCTTCTGGTCCCCTATGGCGGCACGGGGTTCGTGGTCGGCAAAGACCTGATCATGACCAATCGTCACGTGGCCGAGATCTTTACGATGGGGCTCGGCGTTAGGAATCTGAAGTTCAAGCCGCACCGCTCTTCCGCCATCAACTTTCGTAAAGAGTTGTTTCAAGAAGAAGATCTGCCCGACCTGGCCGTCCAAGAAGTGGTGATGATTCACCCCTACTGGGATATGGCGCTGCTGCGGGTTGTCGGTTTGCAGGAACATCACGCACCACTCCCTCTGGCGGTCGTCTCGCCCGAAGACATTGTTGGACATAACATCGCGGTGATCGGGTACCCCGCCCAGGACGACCGGAACGATCTTGATCTGCAAAACAAGATCTACGGTGGAGTCTTCAATATTAAACGGCTGCAACCGGGAAAAGCTCGTGAGGTCCAGCCGATCGGCAGCTTCAACCATACGGTTCGCGCCATGACGCACGACGCCTCGACACTGGGCGGGTGTTCTGGCTCGATGGTGGTCGACATCGATTCCGGCGAGGTCGTAGGATTGCATTTCGCAGGCATCTACCTGGAGGCCAACTATGCCGTTCCTACGTTTGAACTGGCACGCGACGCGCGAGTCGTCGACGCAGGCTTGAGCTTTCGTGGCGCGGTTGCCCCGACCAGTGATTGGGACGCGGCTTGGAAAAACGCCGATTTTCCTGGCGAATCGCTTCCCACGTTGGCCGCGGTTTCCAAAAGAAGTGGCGCCCAAGCGATCACCTCCAGCCCAACCGCGATGGCAAGCAATCCGGCGACTACAGTGAACGTAACAGCCGGAGGAATCACGTTTACGGTACCGCTGCAGATTACCGTTAGCCTGGGATCAATCGCGGCCGGAGCGCCTCCGGTACCTCCCCCGCCAAGCGTGACGACCGAAGGGCTGTTTGGTGGTGGAGGAGACAACGAGCAAGAGATCATCGACCGTGCCTACGCCCGGTTCAAAAACACCTCGTATGCCGGAAGTCAGTTCAGCTGGGAGTTGGCTTTAGCGACGTGCGCCACGAGTCACCTCGTGTATTCGGAAGGCCCCCGGGTTTCTGATGTTTGTCAGAACCAATGGGACTTTGATAGCTGTGAATTCATTCAGGTAAACGACACCGAGTGTTTCGTGGCCGTCACCGAAGAAGCAATGGCGGTCGCGTTTCGCGGCACGGCAGGCGTTCGTGATTGGCTCCGCGATTTGACCCTCTTCAGTACTTCCGTGGCGTATGGTACCGTTCACCAAGGTTTCTTTCATGGCTTTCAGCAGGTACGGGCGGCGCTGGAAACGGCGATGCGTTCCTTTGGCTTGGGGGATCGAAAGTTGGTGATATCGGGGCATAGTCTCGGTGGAGCTTTGGCGACGATCGCGGCCGCGGAGTGGATTCATGCGGGAGAGTTCGAGGTAGCCGGCATTTACACCTTTGGCCAGCCTGCGGTCGGGAAGAAAGATTTCCGCGAATTCATTAACGGGAAGACGGCTGGAAAGTTCTTTCGCTTCGTCAACGAAGACGATATCGTGCCGCGCGTTCCTCCCAATTACGTGCATGTTGGCAAACTGATGCAACTGGATCGACGAGGCAATACCGAGTCGCTGGAGGCGCTCGCTCCGGAACCGGAAACGATGTCGGAAACGGAATTTCATATCCTCCAGGAGCGGCTTGATGACGAGAGTCGTGTGGCTTCCGGCGTGGTCGCCACGGAAGGGTTGATTCCCAGCATCTCCGATCATGGATTACATAACTATTTGAACAAGATTTTGTCGCGTATCTCATAG
- a CDS encoding DNA/RNA non-specific endonuclease: MDADKSLSVVNQNAITISVPLNITISLGGMPTAPPVTGKVSPSAVAAPQEKVPVMAPNLGERKGYQANFLSFGEVPLPELTDEGMKNVAKLEDGSHVLHYTKFSLVMHKKRRLAMFTAANVDWRDEKRKINGKKPTRKKLNGFTGNEREDWVTDPRILFDHQLPDHFFMKDGGAFDRGHLVRRDDVAWGDSFKEMQNGNGDTFHTTNCSPQVADFNQSRFSDFNWGALENMVQKQSKTERVCVLAGPVFSEDDKFFDGFVKSGVPVSVQIPEAYWKIIIAQENGHPQAYGFILDQDLAPVNLHAEFVVPDAWKNLMVPIQEIEDLMGGLFSFGIIKQWDQHEDA, encoded by the coding sequence ATGGATGCTGATAAGTCTTTGTCAGTGGTTAATCAAAACGCCATCACCATTTCCGTTCCGCTCAACATCACCATTTCGCTTGGGGGCATGCCGACGGCGCCTCCTGTGACGGGGAAAGTCTCGCCTTCAGCGGTTGCCGCGCCCCAAGAAAAAGTGCCCGTGATGGCTCCTAACTTGGGGGAGCGAAAAGGGTACCAAGCCAACTTTCTTTCGTTCGGCGAGGTTCCTCTGCCTGAGCTGACGGATGAGGGGATGAAAAATGTAGCGAAGCTGGAAGATGGTTCCCATGTGTTGCACTACACGAAGTTTTCTCTGGTAATGCATAAGAAGCGGCGATTGGCGATGTTTACCGCTGCCAACGTCGACTGGCGGGACGAGAAACGCAAGATCAATGGCAAGAAGCCAACCCGCAAGAAGCTTAATGGGTTTACGGGGAACGAGCGGGAAGACTGGGTGACCGATCCGCGAATACTATTTGATCATCAATTGCCGGATCACTTTTTTATGAAGGACGGAGGAGCGTTCGATCGAGGGCATCTCGTCCGCCGTGATGACGTTGCCTGGGGGGACTCTTTCAAAGAGATGCAGAATGGCAATGGAGATACGTTCCACACGACCAACTGCTCGCCACAAGTGGCTGATTTCAATCAGTCCAGGTTCAGTGACTTCAATTGGGGCGCTCTTGAGAACATGGTCCAAAAGCAGTCGAAAACGGAACGCGTCTGTGTTTTGGCAGGCCCTGTGTTTTCCGAAGACGACAAGTTCTTCGATGGCTTCGTGAAAAGCGGAGTACCGGTGTCCGTGCAGATTCCGGAGGCTTACTGGAAGATTATCATTGCTCAAGAGAATGGTCACCCGCAAGCATATGGCTTTATTCTCGACCAGGACTTGGCGCCGGTGAATCTTCACGCTGAGTTTGTTGTGCCTGATGCCTGGAAGAATCTGATGGTACCCATCCAAGAGATCGAAGATTTGATGGGGGGATTATTCAGCTTTGGAATCATCAAGCAGTGGGATCAGCACGAGGACGCATAA
- a CDS encoding di-heme-cytochrome C peroxidase has product MMTHRFLVCLAWLFMVGLVSAQDANPRFIDADQYQGSIATLDQNWTDEESNWFYNVAQGSRLVPYQWIICLEQADSEEPLMSGKHVRELGYIPRVASAENPDALPIGFVKDASYDNAVAGMGITCAACHTAVIQYNDKTYLVDGAPAMGDFEEFLRRMVAALKKTKEDPDKFDRFQANVLGADSTQEAQQELRGLMDVIIHEREGYNARNLSHSEDKRFGHGRVDAFGAIFNEVSSTFLGIPENVRPADAPVSYPCLWDAPQHDVVQWNGAAQNRESPLGLILFGEKKVGALGRNTGEVLGVFGHADVPQGLELFPKRYESTAVKDHLREIEDTLTTLWSPKFPGEIDAERRDRGKLVFEQHCVKCHEHIDRTDPNRKVAEKRANVGTDITLLKNFVREGKTGPLRNRQKSILKLDRFGEEDQVSLILKHVVERAMLKKLSLQEIEAAIQQIKAQLQQNPQLLADLTPDFQNRAIAVIDGQERTIDFNQLLKAVSEAQPGEIQDLQNTISRLTESGAASETLGGANLRVLQEATGQSVGLEGVPTSAPQNTTINLTYKSRPLNGVWATGPYLHNGSVRTLAELLKKPGDRAKTFHVGSIQLDTEGVGFIDDPAYPVFDTEVPGNSNQGHDYGGELMEEDKLDLLEYLKSL; this is encoded by the coding sequence ATGATGACTCACCGATTCCTCGTCTGCCTGGCATGGCTCTTCATGGTGGGTCTTGTCTCAGCTCAGGACGCCAATCCGCGTTTCATTGATGCTGATCAATATCAAGGTTCGATCGCTACCCTTGATCAGAACTGGACTGATGAGGAATCGAATTGGTTCTACAACGTCGCTCAAGGTTCGCGCCTTGTGCCGTATCAGTGGATCATCTGCCTGGAACAGGCCGATTCGGAAGAGCCGTTGATGAGCGGAAAGCACGTTCGCGAACTGGGTTACATCCCTAGAGTCGCCTCCGCGGAGAATCCTGACGCTCTCCCGATTGGCTTTGTGAAGGATGCTTCTTACGACAACGCAGTGGCCGGCATGGGCATCACCTGTGCGGCATGCCATACAGCCGTCATCCAATACAACGACAAGACGTACCTGGTGGATGGTGCCCCGGCGATGGGAGACTTCGAGGAGTTTCTCCGGCGAATGGTCGCTGCGCTGAAGAAAACCAAGGAGGACCCTGACAAGTTTGATCGCTTTCAAGCCAATGTCCTTGGAGCTGACAGTACCCAGGAAGCCCAGCAGGAACTACGCGGCCTCATGGACGTCATCATCCATGAACGCGAAGGCTACAATGCTCGCAACCTTTCGCATAGCGAGGACAAGCGCTTCGGACACGGCCGCGTTGACGCTTTCGGTGCCATCTTCAACGAGGTTTCCAGTACGTTCCTCGGAATCCCTGAGAACGTGCGTCCCGCAGATGCCCCGGTAAGCTATCCGTGCCTTTGGGACGCCCCCCAGCATGACGTCGTCCAATGGAATGGAGCAGCTCAGAATCGGGAGTCCCCGCTCGGACTAATTCTATTCGGCGAAAAGAAGGTGGGGGCTTTGGGACGAAATACTGGAGAAGTCTTAGGCGTCTTTGGGCATGCCGACGTCCCCCAGGGCCTGGAACTCTTTCCCAAACGATACGAGTCAACGGCCGTCAAAGATCATCTTCGGGAAATTGAAGATACGCTGACGACGCTCTGGTCTCCTAAATTCCCAGGCGAAATTGACGCAGAGCGCCGTGATCGCGGCAAACTTGTATTCGAGCAACACTGCGTAAAGTGCCACGAACACATTGACAGGACGGACCCGAATCGCAAGGTGGCCGAAAAGCGTGCAAACGTTGGCACGGACATTACCCTCCTGAAGAATTTCGTCCGCGAGGGGAAGACGGGGCCTTTACGAAATCGCCAGAAATCAATCTTGAAACTGGATCGTTTTGGAGAAGAAGACCAGGTCTCCCTGATCCTCAAACATGTCGTGGAAAGGGCGATGCTGAAAAAGCTGAGTCTGCAGGAAATAGAAGCGGCTATTCAGCAGATCAAGGCCCAACTTCAACAGAATCCTCAGCTGCTTGCCGATCTTACGCCTGACTTTCAGAATCGTGCGATTGCGGTGATCGACGGACAGGAACGCACGATCGATTTCAATCAACTGCTAAAAGCCGTAAGTGAAGCCCAGCCCGGCGAGATTCAGGATTTGCAAAACACGATTTCCCGTTTGACGGAAAGTGGAGCCGCGAGCGAAACGCTTGGCGGGGCGAATTTGCGTGTTTTGCAGGAGGCGACCGGGCAGTCGGTCGGGCTGGAAGGCGTGCCCACCTCGGCCCCGCAAAACACGACGATCAATCTAACTTACAAGTCGCGCCCCCTGAACGGCGTCTGGGCAACCGGCCCCTACCTTCATAACGGGTCGGTCAGAACATTGGCCGAACTACTGAAAAAGCCAGGGGATCGCGCCAAGACCTTCCACGTCGGGAGCATTCAACTCGATACGGAAGGGGTCGGTTTTATCGACGATCCTGCCTACCCCGTCTTCGATACAGAAGTCCCAGGAAACAGCAATCAAGGGCATGACTATGGCGGGGAATTGATGGAAGAAGATAAGCTCGATTTGCTCGAGTACCTCAAGTCTCTTTAA